The following proteins are co-located in the Echinicola sp. 20G genome:
- a CDS encoding Ig-like domain-containing domain gives MNRRFYQIVLAAIAIIFCYACAKQSSPMGGPKDEDPPQLLSSNPKDQSLNIKPEQIILEFNEYIKADNPIRNIIITPSLEKDKMEILPIKNTLKIKLNQELEDSTTYVFNFQKSIQDISENNPAENLKLVFSTGRMIDSLHFSGKVDFIFPPKTQEIKDVLVGLYRIQDDTMDVFSDPPYYLTQADSSGNFEITNIKGGKYRAYAFQDNNNTSKAEFKSEQYAFITDTVSIMKDVTNAHFSLYRGDLSDFKVNRTSAIGSNFDVVLSKSPASLHVEHPDLGQKLFYRLDEKQIRFYHTEMRDDSTQVKLTVQDSVGFKIDTTLYASFMNSDRKAQLLEVTLGKNKEFNQSINTDFSFNKPVNVIHYDSLYIQYDSASFIQIKPEHLSFKDSARRTELVLTVPINDTLSISNYNFLAADSTFQDVEGEYNKKSIKTNFKKQNTDDLADEVSGKILTDQLPIIVQLLNTDETIVKEIYLTENFDYSFKKIKAGEYKIRAIIDRNGNKKWDPGNYQEKRQPEPVYYYYNQENKSYNVLLRGKWTNNDVNIDARRETGLSHTPIEEPKEVEEVSPNEM, from the coding sequence ATGAATAGAAGATTTTACCAAATAGTTCTGGCTGCAATAGCTATCATCTTTTGTTATGCATGTGCAAAGCAAAGTTCTCCTATGGGTGGACCAAAAGATGAAGATCCACCACAACTATTATCATCCAATCCTAAGGACCAATCGCTCAACATAAAGCCAGAGCAAATTATCTTAGAATTCAACGAGTACATCAAGGCAGATAATCCCATTAGAAATATTATTATCACTCCCAGTTTGGAGAAAGATAAAATGGAAATTCTTCCCATAAAGAACACCTTGAAAATCAAACTCAATCAGGAATTGGAGGATAGCACCACCTATGTATTTAACTTTCAAAAAAGCATCCAGGATATATCAGAAAATAACCCAGCTGAAAACCTCAAATTAGTTTTTTCTACTGGAAGAATGATCGATAGCCTTCATTTTTCAGGAAAGGTAGATTTTATATTTCCACCAAAAACCCAAGAAATAAAAGATGTTCTCGTAGGTCTATACCGTATACAAGATGATACCATGGATGTCTTTAGTGATCCTCCCTATTACCTGACCCAAGCAGATTCATCAGGGAATTTTGAAATAACCAACATCAAAGGAGGTAAATACAGGGCTTACGCTTTTCAAGACAACAACAATACCTCCAAAGCTGAGTTTAAAAGTGAACAATACGCTTTTATAACTGATACCGTCTCCATCATGAAAGATGTTACCAATGCCCACTTCAGTCTTTATAGAGGTGACCTATCAGACTTTAAAGTCAACAGAACCTCAGCTATCGGAAGCAACTTTGATGTAGTTCTTAGCAAATCTCCTGCATCGCTACACGTGGAACATCCAGATCTTGGTCAAAAGCTCTTCTATCGACTTGATGAAAAACAAATCAGGTTCTATCACACCGAAATGAGAGATGACAGTACCCAAGTAAAACTAACAGTTCAGGACTCGGTAGGATTCAAAATAGATACCACTCTTTATGCATCATTTATGAACAGTGATCGAAAAGCGCAACTGTTGGAAGTCACATTAGGAAAAAACAAAGAGTTTAATCAAAGCATCAATACAGATTTTAGCTTTAACAAACCTGTCAATGTGATCCATTACGATTCACTTTATATTCAATATGATTCAGCTTCTTTTATCCAAATTAAACCAGAGCATTTAAGCTTTAAAGACAGCGCAAGAAGAACGGAGCTGGTATTGACAGTTCCTATCAATGATACACTATCCATCAGCAATTATAACTTTCTAGCAGCCGACTCTACCTTTCAAGATGTAGAAGGAGAGTACAACAAAAAGTCCATCAAAACCAATTTTAAAAAACAGAATACAGATGATCTCGCAGACGAAGTATCCGGTAAAATCCTAACAGACCAATTACCTATCATCGTCCAGTTATTGAACACAGATGAAACAATAGTAAAAGAAATCTATCTAACGGAAAACTTTGATTATAGCTTTAAAAAAATCAAAGCAGGCGAATATAAAATTAGAGCTATTATTGATAGGAATGGAAATAAAAAATGGGATCCAGGTAATTATCAAGAGAAAAGACAGCCTGAGCCAGTCTATTACTATTATAATCAAGAAAACAAATCCTACAACGTGCTCTTACGAGGAAAATGGACCAATAATGATGTAAATATAGATGCCAGAAGAGAAACTGGCCTATCACACACACCTATTGAAGAACCGAAAGAAGTAGAAGAAGTCAGTCCAAATGAGATGTAG
- a CDS encoding class I SAM-dependent methyltransferase gives MYERLTKCPLCQKQSGLFLNHLVVKDHSVSHESFTICKCDKCNFLFTNPRPDQEHIGEYYKSEDYISHTDKSNNIVNFIYKQVRKYTLQQKVNWINKHTAQKGRLLDFGSGTGHFLNQAKTNGWDCCGLEPSKEAAKIAKDNFDLNVYSEITELDKEKKFDAITLFHVLEHVHDLKGTMEFLLSKLKKRGTLFLAVPNYESYDSALFKENWAALDVPRHLYHFTQETMQYLAEEYDLRISAKEPMPFDSYYVSILSNSIKYNKKNLINSFLTGYKSNKNAKINNNNYSSILFILKKK, from the coding sequence ATGTACGAAAGATTAACCAAATGTCCACTTTGTCAAAAACAGAGTGGACTTTTTCTTAATCATTTGGTGGTAAAAGATCATAGTGTTTCCCATGAATCTTTTACTATTTGCAAATGTGACAAATGCAATTTTTTATTCACAAACCCACGGCCAGATCAAGAACACATTGGGGAATACTACAAGTCGGAAGATTACATATCCCATACTGATAAATCCAACAACATTGTCAATTTCATTTACAAACAGGTAAGGAAGTATACCCTTCAACAAAAGGTAAATTGGATCAATAAACATACAGCGCAAAAGGGGAGACTTCTGGACTTTGGATCCGGAACTGGTCATTTCCTAAACCAAGCAAAAACCAATGGATGGGACTGTTGTGGATTAGAGCCAAGCAAAGAAGCAGCAAAAATTGCAAAAGACAATTTTGACCTGAATGTTTACTCAGAAATCACAGAATTGGATAAGGAAAAAAAATTCGATGCCATTACACTATTCCATGTTTTAGAACACGTTCATGACCTTAAAGGAACCATGGAATTCTTGCTCAGTAAACTCAAAAAAAGAGGCACTTTATTCCTCGCTGTTCCTAATTACGAATCCTACGATTCAGCATTATTTAAGGAGAATTGGGCAGCATTGGATGTACCTAGACATCTTTACCATTTTACTCAGGAAACCATGCAATACTTAGCAGAAGAATATGACCTAAGAATAAGTGCAAAAGAACCCATGCCTTTCGACAGCTACTATGTATCAATTTTATCCAACAGTATAAAATATAACAAGAAAAATCTAATTAATTCCTTTTTAACAGGATATAAGTCTAATAAAAATGCTAAAATAAACAACAATAACTATTCAAGCATACTGTTTATATTAAAGAAGAAATGA
- the mnmG gene encoding tRNA uridine-5-carboxymethylaminomethyl(34) synthesis enzyme MnmG, translated as MFPEYDVIVVGAGHAGCEAAHAAAKMGSSVLLCTMNMNTIAQMSCNPAMGGVAKGQIVREIDALGGQSGIISDKSMIQFRMLNRSKGPAMWSPRSQNDRMRFAEEWRLALEKTPNVDFWQEMVTGLVVKDKRVVGVKTSIGLEINAKSVVLTNGTFLNGLIHIGEKQFGGGRTGESAARGITEQLVELGFEAGRMKTGTPPRVDGRSLDYSKMEVQYGDENPEKFSFSDETTPLKEQRTCWITYTNKEVHETLETGFDRSPMFNGRIQGLGPRYCPSIEDKINRFAERDRHQIFVEPEGWDTVEIYVNGFSTSLPEDVQYKAIRKIAGFENCKMFRPGYAIEYDFFPPTQLKLTLETQLVENLFFAGQINGTTGYEEAASQGLIAGMNAARKVQKESPFILKRSDAYIGVLIDDLINKGTEEPYRMFTSRAEFRLLLRQDNADLRLTQMGHAVGLASDERLEKMMDKKNDTAKLINDLKQKKLSPEDINTGLEDMETATIKEKITVEKLLKRPQLGLQSIMNLDGDVKSYLTKYPKEVLEQAEIQVKYNSYIEKEQQMVEKLNNMENFKIPLDFDYLSVPALSAEGKQKLHKIKPETLGQASRISGVSPADLSILTVYLGR; from the coding sequence ATGTTTCCAGAATATGACGTAATAGTAGTTGGGGCAGGGCATGCTGGCTGTGAAGCAGCTCATGCAGCAGCAAAGATGGGAAGTTCGGTACTGTTATGTACCATGAACATGAATACTATTGCCCAAATGTCATGTAATCCAGCAATGGGAGGTGTGGCAAAAGGGCAGATCGTTAGGGAAATTGATGCTCTTGGTGGGCAATCTGGTATCATCTCTGATAAGTCCATGATTCAATTCAGAATGCTAAACCGATCAAAAGGTCCTGCTATGTGGTCTCCAAGATCACAAAATGACCGAATGAGATTTGCGGAAGAGTGGAGATTAGCCTTGGAAAAAACGCCCAACGTTGATTTTTGGCAAGAAATGGTGACGGGCTTAGTCGTAAAAGATAAAAGGGTAGTAGGGGTAAAAACCAGTATAGGTCTTGAAATTAACGCTAAATCTGTTGTTCTAACAAATGGTACTTTCCTTAATGGCTTAATTCATATTGGAGAAAAACAATTTGGAGGAGGTCGTACAGGAGAATCAGCTGCACGAGGAATCACAGAGCAGTTGGTGGAACTCGGTTTCGAAGCAGGAAGAATGAAAACGGGTACACCTCCAAGAGTCGATGGAAGAAGCCTTGACTATTCGAAAATGGAGGTTCAGTATGGCGATGAAAACCCTGAAAAGTTCTCTTTCTCCGATGAAACAACACCTCTCAAAGAACAAAGAACTTGTTGGATTACTTACACTAACAAGGAAGTTCATGAAACATTAGAAACGGGTTTTGATAGATCCCCTATGTTTAATGGAAGAATTCAGGGCTTAGGTCCACGCTATTGTCCATCAATTGAAGATAAAATCAATCGATTTGCTGAAAGAGATCGACATCAAATATTTGTAGAACCAGAAGGATGGGATACAGTAGAAATCTATGTTAATGGGTTTTCCACTTCTTTACCTGAAGATGTACAATATAAAGCGATCAGAAAAATAGCTGGTTTCGAAAACTGTAAAATGTTCAGACCAGGCTACGCCATAGAATATGACTTCTTCCCGCCAACTCAATTGAAACTAACCTTGGAAACACAATTGGTAGAAAACCTATTTTTCGCAGGCCAAATCAATGGAACCACAGGTTATGAAGAAGCCGCCTCTCAAGGTCTAATTGCCGGAATGAATGCTGCTAGAAAAGTTCAGAAAGAATCACCTTTTATCCTTAAAAGATCAGATGCTTATATTGGAGTATTGATAGATGACCTTATCAATAAAGGGACTGAAGAACCCTATCGTATGTTTACCTCCAGGGCTGAATTCAGGCTCTTGCTGAGACAAGATAATGCTGATCTCCGCTTAACTCAAATGGGGCACGCAGTTGGCTTGGCATCCGATGAGAGATTAGAAAAGATGATGGATAAGAAGAATGATACAGCCAAACTAATTAATGACCTTAAGCAGAAAAAACTCAGTCCTGAGGACATCAATACAGGACTGGAAGATATGGAAACAGCCACTATCAAAGAAAAAATCACAGTGGAGAAACTTCTCAAAAGGCCTCAATTAGGACTGCAATCTATCATGAATTTAGATGGTGATGTTAAATCTTATCTCACCAAATATCCCAAAGAAGTCTTAGAACAAGCTGAGATTCAGGTCAAGTACAATAGCTACATTGAGAAGGAACAACAAATGGTAGAGAAGCTCAATAATATGGAAAACTTCAAAATTCCATTGGATTTCGATTACTTATCTGTTCCTGCACTTTCTGCAGAAGGAAAACAAAAATTACATAAGATTAAACCAGAAACTTTGGGCCAAGCATCAAGAATCAGTGGTGTCTCCCCAGCAGATTTATCTATACTCACTGTTTATTTAGGAAGATAA